The region GCAGGAACGTCTCTCTTGCCTTAGCTACAACCGCTCTTCCAGTGTAACCACACTCATCTCCCCATCACGAAGGTCACCGTTCTCATTCTGGGTGAGGGACCTTTTGCTTTTGAAATTCATTCTGGGTTTGTACCTCAATGAAAGGAGGATAGGCGATTTGGAATATTGTGCGTTGCCCTTGAAGCTTAGTATCAATCTTCTCTATTTGCGGCTGTTGGAGCACTTACGGAGCTTGAGAAAGTTGTTTCGTCTTTCTCCATTTTCTGCTTGCCCACACCTCTCTCCCTCCCTCTTTGATAATGGGtctctttctttctcctctATGTGGGTTGGGGTTGATGGGTGTAAAGGTGGTGATTGTGGAGAGGCTGAGAAGGTGATAGCACCGCAAGTGCACTAGGTTTTTGAAATGTTATTATTGAAACTGCTACACTCAGTGTTATACTCTGTTCTCAGGAGCATAATCTGAGAGCAGGGTGTTTAGGAAGCAATAAACCAAGCAATTTGGCTTTACTTAATATACACGAACAACCAAAACGAATCCTCATATTTGTTAAAAGGTAACACAAATACAAATGTCTTTGAATAATTAACTGCTTATTTTAACAAACTTAAAATTACTTATTTGAATACATAGCAGCAAGGTACAAACACAATAATCTTATCCCCACCATAATATCTCGAGTAAAAAATAAACTCAGGATAATAATATTCCATGTCACTTAGGAGTCGTTCACATCACCAACAATCATCAAAGGGTCCTAATTTTTCACAGTTGTTACATACTTAAGGAGCATAGCGACAACATCATCCGATATTCTTGCAGCCTCGGTTTGCAGGTGCTGGATTTTCGCTTGAGTCTCTTGCTCAAGCCGCTTCACATTAGCTCCGGAATCTCCGCTACTCTGCATTCATGGTAAAGCATGCATAGAAGTTGGAAACCCATCACATGTCAAAGTAAGATAATAAGGATGGCTTAACAGCTGTAGTTATCATAATCAAATAGAATAGACTTACATCTGAAACTTTCTTTTGAAACTCAAGCTCTAGCTTAGCTCGGTATTCAGCAATCTCCTTGTCAGCCTCTTCCTTAGCCTGTTTCAACCTAGCCAATTTTTCTAACGGTGGAGATACAAAGGATGCCATTGGTAAGTTTACAGGAAAGAGTTGTCATAAAATATACAACTAAGTGATTAACAATCAAAACGAAAAATAAAGGTGATTTTCAATCGGAGAATTTGTTCTATTAGGAGGAGACAAACAAACTCATGCAAACAATAAATCCTTTTCCAGATTTGAATGAGAAGATCAATcgataaaaataataaagagGAGAACATAACTCTTTCAACATAAGTGGCTTAGTATGACAAAATTTAATGAAGATGGACTATTTGACCAAAAATTGAATGAATTTTTGGCAAACACATATCAGATATGAAATGTTatgaagacaaaaaaaaataccattTTTTGCAGCATTCACAATCCGTTGTGCTTCTTGTTCAGCAGCCAACAACTGTTGAATTCCACCTTGACCTCTATTGGATGCCATTCTGTTATGGATACAATTCGTAATTAtgaacaaatggagaattggtTAAACAAAACGACACAAAAGTAACCATAAAGGAATCCCTTCAGCAATATAAATGAGTAACTAAGCAAGCAAACCGCCACGATTTTCATTTGGAAAAAGGAAAGGGGAATATGAAAGTAACAAGAGAACTATTTTTATCatctaaaacataaaaaagaagAACCAGATACTCTTCATCTTCCAATTGAAGGGTACGAAAAATCAGTACATGAAATACATAGAGCAACATGAAGTAGAATGTGTAACTGAATAATTATGCAACTATATAGGTTATAGAGTCACAGCATCCTTCATCAAAAAGTTCAACTATTTACACCACTGTATCTGTCTCATTTCCTTCTGCTCCATATAGGAAACAGTTACTTGAAGGAAATCTATTATGGAAAAGAAATGCTCGCAACACTTAAATACAAGGAAGCTTTAGAAACTCAATACTTAATCATTCAGATAAACAGAACGGTGTACCAAAACCATAAACCTTTCCGACTCATAGATAACACAAATAACTTATCATGATTTGCAAAAACGAAACAGATACAATTCTGGATAAGTTTGTTTTTTCTCAGTTCTAATACTCAGAAGCTATTCACAGAAACTTCTCACAAGAATCAATTATAAAGGATTTCAAAACATACAAGTACGAAGCTTATCCCGATaagagagaaaggtaagctccGAAAGTGAAATTAGTAGTAAACCGGTATCAAGTGTCAGAATCACAAATTATACAGAAGCACAACACTCTTAATGAGAGTGAATCCCCAAATTTGTTCCCAATTGTCaaataaattcttggacttagCATAATAGGATCCTCAATCTATTTTCTGCAAATCATATTAGTACTCAATTTTTTGTAATTTGTCCATCAAAAGGGAGGACTAGACTATCTATGACCTAAAACAATGAATTGAGGGCTAATTTGATGAACCTTGCAAATAATGAGTACCAAATTGGGGATTTACTCCTACTAATCAACATTCAACAATAATTAACAGTTACTCAAATTCAAGCATGAAAAGGCAAAGTATAGTTTCCCTGATGAAagaatataaatcaaataataGAGAATGCTAAATTCATCTACAGTGTCATAACCAAAGATCGAGAGAGATCTGCATCTAGATTAGATTCAGTTGACCGTTTTCAATGGAATTCCCGTTGAAACCAAACAGAAAGCAAAGTGGTAGAGAGAAAAAGTGATTCAGAAAATTATTGAGAATTTTGATCGGAATTTAACAGAGAAAGGAGTCAAAGGAAACAGCGTAGAATGGAACAAGGGTGGTAGATCTGAATATGAAGCGTACCTGTCGGGAATTGATAGATTGAGAGGAAATAGGAGAGACAGAGAGATCAATAACACTTCTTCGCTGCTACTCTTGTCAAACCAAAGACTGAACCGGAGACTTGATCAGATGTTTTGGTTTGGTTCTTAAATCTTTTAACCCAATAGAGACAGGCCAGGTATTATTTTACCCACAATGATGGAATGGAAAGGGAGATTGTTTTTCACTTCACTTTAAGCAGTAACTcagtaattaaaaaataaaaataaaaacaggtTTAATTACACTTTTAATTGTGATTATGCAATTTAATTTCttaatgtttaaaacgagcgactCTCGCCCTTGAATTtgtaatttgtgaaaattggaTTCTTCTATTAGAAGAACGTTTAAATGTTAATGGAATTTGCTGACATGATACTTATTAATAACGTAGATCTAGATCCGACAATATAATACACTTGGATGTTATGTAAATtaacaaataaacaaataaaaccCCTAAATAGCATCCATGCTATTGAGTTTCAGATGACATCGATTTCATCTTTACTTGGTTTGCAAGTTGTCAATCATCTATACACTAATGTGTAGGTCAGACTTATTTTTAACTTTAAGTGCTGGAGAGATTGCACTGAAAAAGCTCCTAATAAGGCTGAGCAGCGGGCGGGTTGGACTCAAATCTGCGTTAGCTCAAGCTAGAAACGAAAAGAGGGGTTTTCTCtgagaaagacatagagaactGTCACAGATCGCAACAGCGAGGGCCAAgactgtaacaccccatttttcgttactaggttatttattattttattttaattattatcatgatatatgataattaaatgattttattagataattaagtgattacgtgatatagataaataaggacTTTAGGTTTTATaatgagtagttgggagtggggcccattgtaagactatttaaggttaggagtgaattagaaagggagaaatcagaatttgagaatttgagaagttagcagagcagaagaaaagaagcgtcaAAGAGAgaagggagaaaagagaagaaaaccttGAATTtaatcttcaagaggtaagggtttggatTCATGTTCTATGGATTAGTATGATAGTGGGTAATGATAGGAAGCATGATTTAGAAACCTTAGGATGcataaattcccaaattgaaatagttagggtttgattttaagatgaattttgggggtagaagTTAGGCGCGCATGACACGCGGGTTGTGCGCGGAAAATTTACGAAATCTTGAACCCTTTTTCGAGCTGTGTTAGTGACCGAATTTTAATAGGTAGTCTTCATAACAGTTGTATCCCTTTCTGTTATAAAACTTTTGccgctggtttcacgtcattccgacgtctgtagctcgagttatatgcgttttagtgaggataggttaagctgtctcatttctcacgaactgctgttaatgttagatttttcctgaattttgtactttgaatatcgacttgaaaatttacagggatttacaaaacgtgtatagggaaccatgataaaaatattggatttttctgagtgtatttgaggtatttaaaaattcgcctaggttgctgtacagtttataactgttttgaataaaatgagtcattttaggtgcaaatgttgttttcgaaaaaagatGCGGTGCGCGCGCATGGTGATGCGCAAGGCGCGGTGGCGCGCGTCCATGGAGAGAATTGCGCGCGAGGGATGGCGCATGTAGGTAATGGTGCGCGCGGTAGTGCGCGCATGAGGGGGATGATGCAGAGAGATGACGAGGTTTTGGGAAAAATTAGGAAGAATCcagtttttgtataatagttacagaacctgttatatatgaattatatttaatttacatctgtttaatagttcattatatgatgttatttttgaattgatgttatgtttgagatgctaagttgttgtgattgcaaattgtataattgataacatgtaatatgtgttttgtgcaattGGTGAtgaggtgatgaatatgctaaaataattaggactttgagatggtctgaatatgcatatgttagttgagttttgcacaatacactgcatagttgtcaagaggcaatgtttgctatagttctcgtggaggctagtgacttgtcccaaaactggagtggttttgaaagcctagagcaagggctttattggtggttatctgtctggagtgtacatggtgataccgctaaggataacaactttggtaccaaaggcatttgcacgggtctcacttgagtcatatgtgttagggagttgttgatgctaattaatgataattgtgatattttcgagatttgatgttgtggtaattgAGACAATTATATTTGCTTAATTGATGCTATAATTTACGAAGTATTTGTCATAACTGTGAAATTGGTTAGTTAtgttaaattacataatttattatttgttagtgaagtgtgaagaatttatgtggaacatagataagcttttacattatttattactatgcttatccatatgatatgagttctcacccttctgttggaatgatgttctatgcgacatcgctcaggtaccgaggaCAGTGAAGTTTTTCGcaagggttagttggaggagctagtctttcatttatggtttagttaggggagtcatgctctgttatgtaacatgGGGAAAACGTTTAgctttgtaccttgatgttaagagttattttatgaactctctttattcaTTCTTGGATTATGtttaattttggagttgaaaataaatccgttgtgctatgcatatggaGTTGTGACATTAAAGttgaaaaatttatatttttattatgagcatgacaggtgttttgatttatgtttctggaggattaagtgtgacaccctctgtgttatgcattttactctgatttatgctataatatttgtgcggggtttagagggtgttacaaagACCCCCGCTGGTTCGTCGGCAACAAAGAGAGCGGAGgagaaacaagaagaaaaaggggTTATTAGATGATGGAGGCGACGACGCAGACGATCAAAGCCACGCCAACAAAGATCTGAGTGATGGACATGACCTTCAGCCCCGCCCCTGGTTCGTCGACAAAATACCACCACCTATTGAGACAACACTTCATAAATCTATGCCTCTATATATGGCACACAGACAAAGAGCAAAGATTATGAGATTGAGAGAAATGTTGTGGAGACTAGTGAGATACACACttgagagaatgagagtgtTGCGGCGCTGAGTTGGAAGAATGTGTAGGGTTTCCAATTTTATATGGGCTATGCTACTAATCCctgaaatgatttttttgatGTTTAAGGCCctgaattttattaaaaaaaaaacacttaagACTTCCATGTATCAGTTCGGGTCGGGTGCCGATGGATTTAATTTCCCCCACCCGAGCCCGACCCACCAACGCATTCCGCCCAAACCGCTGAACCGACCCTCCCCGCTCGTGAACGTTTTTTTATTGTTGGGTAGGTCGGTTTTTGGTCGGGTCTTTTTTTTGCTTAGCCCTACCTCCTAATATGTTTACGATAAAAACTTAATTTAAAATTAGCTAGAAAACCCTAAAGATCAAAGGCATGTTCTGCTTCAGCTTCTCCCTCCCTCTCACtagttcttcatcttcttcacctgCAACCTCTTGGCTTTTTCCTGCTCGTGTTCTCCTTATCTCACTAGGGCAAAGCTTCCTTCGCCGACGAAACCATGAACATCTTTGAGCTTGTTAGTGACATGACCCATCCTCTCAGCATTCTCTTTCTCCTCCTCAAAATTTACGTTACCAAATCATGCTAATGACAGAATCAATTAATGGTCGAACCGTGAAATTGCGCCACGTCAGTAATTTCTATTAAATATTGAATTTCAAGTTAACTTTATGACTATG is a window of Lotus japonicus ecotype B-129 chromosome 5, LjGifu_v1.2 DNA encoding:
- the LOC130720434 gene encoding V-type proton ATPase subunit G-like, giving the protein MASNRGQGGIQQLLAAEQEAQRIVNAAKNEKLARLKQAKEEADKEIAEYRAKLELEFQKKVSDSSGDSGANVKRLEQETQAKIQHLQTEAARISDDVVAMLLKYVTTVKN